One genomic segment of Borrelia coriaceae includes these proteins:
- a CDS encoding BMP family protein, with product MNNRFIVFICVVLAFLGCDKKSLTSKSLQRPIISLIFDGTFGNDASNGTKMLEEDFEVEIVEKLSTSVAYASDLEALKDKGSSIVWGIGFSLQEAIEQAATLNKDINYGAIDIAYKDHVNFPDNLLGISFKVEEAAFLAGYLAAKTSKTGKIGFLGGIEGIVFDAFRYGYEAGAKYANKDIELNSQYVGTFSDLSLARTVALRMYKDGSDVIFVAAGLACLGAIEVAKELGAGHYIIGVDQDQSYLAPDNVLTSVINSVGNSIYEITKHYLKTNSFDGGKVLKLGIKDGSVSIIKHDSKIKDDIRVELEDIEDKIRGGVITVPRNLDEYNRFLDIYSLLN from the coding sequence ATGAACAATAGGTTCATAGTATTTATTTGTGTTGTGTTAGCTTTTTTAGGGTGTGATAAAAAGTCATTGACTTCTAAATCTTTGCAAAGACCCATAATTTCTCTAATATTTGATGGGACATTTGGTAATGATGCTTCTAATGGTACTAAAATGTTAGAAGAAGATTTTGAAGTTGAAATTGTTGAAAAATTATCAACAAGTGTTGCTTATGCTAGTGATTTAGAAGCTCTTAAGGATAAGGGTTCTAGCATTGTTTGGGGAATTGGTTTTAGCCTTCAAGAGGCTATTGAGCAAGCCGCTACACTTAATAAGGATATTAATTATGGGGCTATTGATATTGCTTATAAAGATCATGTAAATTTTCCTGATAATTTGCTTGGTATCTCATTTAAAGTTGAAGAGGCTGCATTTCTAGCTGGATATTTAGCAGCTAAGACATCTAAGACCGGTAAGATTGGATTTTTAGGTGGTATAGAAGGTATTGTCTTTGATGCATTCAGATATGGGTATGAAGCTGGTGCTAAATATGCAAATAAAGATATTGAATTGAATTCTCAGTATGTCGGCACATTTTCTGATTTATCTTTAGCTAGGACTGTTGCTTTGAGGATGTACAAAGATGGTAGCGATGTCATATTTGTAGCAGCGGGGCTGGCATGTCTTGGTGCTATTGAGGTTGCAAAAGAGCTTGGGGCGGGACATTATATTATTGGAGTTGATCAAGATCAGTCATATCTTGCACCTGATAATGTTTTAACCTCAGTTATTAATAGTGTTGGGAATTCTATTTATGAGATAACGAAGCATTATTTAAAGACAAATTCTTTTGATGGTGGGAAAGTATTAAAGTTAGGAATTAAAGATGGTTCTGTAAGCATTATTAAGCATGACTCTAAAATAAAGGATGACATTAGAGTTGAGCTTGAAGATATAGAAGATAAAATAAGGGGTGGCGTTATTACCGTTCCAAGAAATCTTGACGAATATAATAGGTTTTTAGATATTTATAGTCTGTTGAATTAA
- a CDS encoding BMP family lipoprotein yields the protein MLRKVVLFFFILGCSGPQDKASLSGTVSVIVDGTFDDRGFNELSSKAMTQIKEELKVNVIQKESKVADYLADIGGLEEGGSGLIWGVGFKFTDTFLQKALENPNVHYGIIEGAYAESVELPKNLVNVNFRSEEGAFLVGYLAAKTSKTGKIGFLGGMEGIVFDAFRYGYEAGAKYANKDIELNSQYVGTFSDLSLGYLMASKMYASGVDIIFAAAGLSGLGAIEIAKELGAGYYIIGVDQDQSYLAPDNMLLSYIKRVDLVMLDLTRSYLSLGKWNAHNLEFGLKDGALDLIFNRSINLDLIKGYDFISEIKNKIIGNEIKVPKDEKSYNDFVVNLSGKS from the coding sequence ATGTTAAGAAAAGTTGTTTTGTTTTTTTTTATTCTAGGGTGTTCAGGGCCACAAGATAAAGCTTCATTATCTGGTACTGTTTCTGTAATTGTTGATGGGACTTTTGATGATAGAGGTTTTAATGAGCTTTCTTCCAAGGCAATGACTCAAATTAAAGAAGAGTTAAAAGTTAATGTGATTCAGAAAGAATCCAAGGTTGCTGATTATTTAGCAGATATTGGGGGATTGGAAGAAGGTGGTTCTGGTTTAATTTGGGGAGTTGGTTTTAAGTTTACAGATACATTTTTGCAAAAAGCCCTTGAAAATCCTAATGTACATTATGGCATTATTGAAGGTGCTTACGCAGAAAGTGTTGAGTTACCCAAAAATTTAGTGAATGTAAATTTTAGATCTGAAGAAGGGGCGTTTTTAGTTGGATATTTAGCAGCTAAGACATCTAAGACCGGTAAGATTGGATTTTTAGGTGGTATGGAAGGTATTGTCTTTGATGCATTTAGATATGGATATGAAGCTGGTGCTAAATATGCAAATAAAGATATTGAATTGAATTCTCAGTATGTCGGGACATTTTCTGATTTATCACTTGGGTATTTAATGGCAAGTAAGATGTATGCTTCTGGGGTTGATATTATATTTGCAGCAGCAGGTCTTTCAGGTCTTGGTGCTATTGAGATTGCAAAAGAGCTTGGGGCTGGATATTATATTATTGGGGTTGATCAGGATCAGTCGTATCTTGCGCCTGATAACATGCTTTTATCGTATATTAAGAGGGTTGATCTAGTTATGTTGGATTTGACCAGATCTTATTTAAGCCTTGGCAAGTGGAATGCGCATAATTTAGAATTTGGACTTAAAGATGGAGCGCTTGATTTGATTTTTAATAGATCAATAAATTTAGATTTAATCAAGGGTTATGATTTTATTTCAGAAATTAAAAACAAAATAATCGGTAATGAAATTAAAGTTCCTAAAGATGAAAAGTCTTATAATGATTTTGTTGTTAACCTATCAGGTAAGAGCTAA
- the rpsG gene encoding 30S ribosomal protein S7, with protein sequence MSRKSRKIKKKVFKDFKYDSQVIAKFVNRLMYDGKKSISESIVYNSIDMLAEKIEEVDKVAAFNKALDNVKPLVEVRSRRVGGATYQVPVEVREERREALAMKWVIAAARKASGKSMQDKLANELVNSYNSTGAAFKKKEDTHRMAEANRAFTHYRW encoded by the coding sequence ATGTCAAGAAAGAGTAGAAAAATTAAGAAAAAGGTCTTTAAAGATTTTAAATATGATTCTCAAGTTATTGCTAAATTTGTGAATAGGTTGATGTATGATGGAAAAAAATCTATCAGTGAATCTATAGTTTATAATTCAATTGATATGCTTGCAGAAAAAATTGAGGAAGTTGATAAGGTTGCTGCTTTTAATAAGGCATTAGATAATGTGAAACCATTAGTAGAGGTTAGAAGTAGACGGGTTGGTGGTGCTACTTATCAAGTTCCAGTTGAAGTTAGAGAAGAAAGGCGAGAAGCTTTGGCGATGAAGTGGGTTATTGCAGCTGCCAGAAAAGCTAGTGGAAAGTCCATGCAAGATAAGTTGGCAAATGAACTTGTTAATTCTTACAATTCAACAGGTGCTGCTTTTAAAAAGAAAGAGGATACTCACAGAATGGCAGAGGCAAATAGGGCTTTTACACATTACAGGTGGTAA
- the rpsL gene encoding 30S ribosomal protein S12: MPTINQLIRKPRKSQREKTASPALQNCPQRRGICTRVMTVTPKKPNSALRKVARVRLSNGFEVTAYIPGIGHNLQEHSVVLIRGGRVKDLPGVRYHIIRGAKDTLGVNNRKQGRSKYGTKKPKT, from the coding sequence ATGCCTACAATTAATCAACTAATTAGGAAGCCAAGAAAGAGTCAAAGAGAAAAGACAGCATCTCCTGCGCTTCAAAATTGTCCTCAAAGGAGAGGAATTTGTACTCGTGTAATGACGGTTACACCTAAGAAACCTAATTCAGCTTTAAGGAAGGTAGCTCGTGTTAGGCTTTCAAATGGCTTTGAAGTGACAGCTTATATTCCAGGCATTGGTCATAATCTACAAGAACACTCTGTTGTTCTAATTAGAGGTGGACGTGTTAAAGACTTGCCAGGTGTTAGGTACCACATAATCAGAGGTGCTAAAGATACTCTTGGTGTTAATAATCGGAAGCAGGGTCGTTCTAAGTATGGAACTAAGAAGCCAAAAACTTAA
- the rpoC gene encoding DNA-directed RNA polymerase subunit beta': MKEIKDFEKIRIKIASPDQIRSWSYGEVKKSETINYRTLRPEKDGLFCERIFGTTKEWECYCGKFKSIRYKGIICDRCNVEVTHFKVRRERMGHIELSAPVAHIWYYKYIPSRIGLLLDITASNLNSILYYEKYIVIEPGDTDLKKMQLLNEDEYSEAKERYGMSFSASMGAEAIKTLLENLDLDELSSKLRLQMIDKDDKTDKKLLRRLEIIENFKISGNKPEWMIMDVLPVIPPEIRPMVQLDGGRFATSDLNDLYRRVINRNNRLRKLLLLNAPEIIVRNEKRMLQESVDSLFDNSHKRKVVKGTSNRPLKSLSDALKGKQGRFRQNLLGKRVDYSGRSVIVVGPELKLHQCGIPAKMALELFKPFVIRKLIESESVFNIKRAKSLIEQEVDEVWQILDNVIKEHPVLLNRAPTLHRLGIQAFEPVLVEGKAIKLHPLVCHAYNADFDGDQMAVHVPLTPAAQAESWALMLSTNNLLNPANGHPIVFPSQDIVLGLYYLTMERKNVEGEGRKFSNFNHVLLAINNKSLDYNARIYVKVNGEYIETTAGCVVFNEALPGEIAFVNKTLSDYELQNLISEVYVVYGSSVVIEMLDIIKELGFKYATKFGCTISMSDIIVPAEKKVYVDKANREIAKIQNDYTKGVITGEERYNNVISVWSKTNEELTNKMMEILKRDKDGFNVIYMMADSGARGSRNQIRQLAGMRGLMAKTSGDIIELPIISNFKEGLSVIEFFISTNGARKGLADTALKTADAGYLTRRLVDIAQDVVVRIEDCGTINGIKVGALKNGEEIVEPLREKAVGSYSIERIKSPITGEIILDVNEEITEDKIKLLETVGIDNLVIRSVLTCEAEHGVCQKCYGRDFSNNKPVNIGEAVGIIAAQSIGQPGTQLTMRTFHIGGVAQAGSEDDKITSKNPFILNGLEGFNVEVAGGLLFTRKGTLRVINVIYEEDIKEVKDLKVLDSQKVIKGMPLFTGKDGIDVLSSHIGYVRIKDDKLMIVSEEQEISLKTGTKLEINVGDYVEAGRVIGTFDPFAEPIIAEVKGKVRFKDIILGTTLKEEINLETGNIEKRITDQVFESLDPRILIIDDRGIEISSYVLPGDAYLQVEDGQGINIGDIIAKLSKGSEKTQDITGGLPRVNDLFETRIPKNLTEMAKVSGIVQFRAIQKGKRLINVLDEYGVEHKHYIPAGKHLLVRDGDVVKAGDMLCDGRINPHDVLEILGGISLQEFLLAEIQDVYRKQGVSINDKHIGVIIKQMMKKVKIVSVGDTNFVYNQKVDKHAFYEQNRRVIEQGGEPAVASPILIGITKASLNIDSFISAASFQETTKVLTDASIAGSINDLKGLKENVVIGHLIPTGTGMSLYKRVKVRENTSSEV, encoded by the coding sequence ATGAAAGAGATAAAAGATTTTGAAAAGATAAGAATAAAGATAGCATCTCCTGATCAGATTAGGAGTTGGTCTTATGGAGAAGTTAAAAAATCTGAAACTATTAATTATAGAACTTTGCGGCCTGAGAAGGATGGTCTTTTCTGTGAGAGAATTTTTGGGACTACTAAAGAATGGGAATGTTATTGTGGAAAATTCAAGTCAATAAGGTACAAAGGTATTATTTGTGATCGTTGTAATGTTGAAGTGACTCATTTTAAAGTTAGGCGTGAGAGAATGGGGCATATTGAGCTTTCAGCTCCTGTTGCTCATATCTGGTATTATAAATATATTCCATCCAGAATTGGACTTTTACTTGACATTACTGCTTCTAATTTAAACTCTATTCTTTATTATGAGAAATATATCGTAATTGAACCAGGTGATACTGATCTTAAGAAGATGCAACTTTTAAATGAGGATGAATACTCTGAAGCAAAAGAGAGATATGGAATGTCTTTTAGTGCCTCAATGGGTGCTGAGGCAATTAAAACTTTACTTGAGAATCTTGATCTTGATGAATTGTCATCTAAGCTTAGACTTCAAATGATTGATAAAGATGATAAGACTGATAAAAAGCTTTTAAGACGTCTTGAAATTATTGAGAATTTTAAAATTTCCGGGAATAAGCCAGAATGGATGATCATGGATGTTCTTCCTGTTATTCCGCCAGAGATTAGACCTATGGTTCAGCTTGATGGTGGCAGATTTGCAACCTCTGATCTTAATGATCTTTATAGAAGAGTAATAAATAGAAATAATAGGTTAAGAAAACTTTTGCTTCTTAATGCACCTGAAATTATTGTTAGAAATGAAAAAAGAATGTTACAAGAGTCGGTTGATTCTCTTTTTGATAATTCACATAAGAGAAAAGTTGTTAAAGGTACATCCAATAGACCACTTAAATCTCTCTCTGATGCATTAAAAGGTAAGCAAGGTAGATTTAGGCAAAACCTTCTTGGTAAGAGAGTTGATTATTCAGGACGTTCTGTAATTGTTGTTGGGCCTGAACTTAAGTTGCATCAGTGTGGTATTCCTGCTAAGATGGCGCTTGAGCTTTTTAAACCGTTTGTAATTAGAAAATTGATTGAGAGTGAATCCGTATTTAATATAAAGAGGGCAAAGAGTTTAATTGAACAAGAAGTAGATGAGGTTTGGCAGATTTTAGACAATGTTATTAAAGAACATCCTGTGCTTTTAAACCGAGCTCCAACACTGCATAGATTGGGAATACAAGCTTTTGAACCAGTTTTAGTTGAAGGAAAGGCAATTAAATTACATCCTCTTGTTTGTCATGCATATAATGCTGATTTTGATGGCGATCAGATGGCTGTACATGTTCCTTTAACGCCTGCAGCACAGGCTGAAAGTTGGGCTTTGATGTTGTCAACTAATAATTTGTTAAATCCTGCAAATGGACATCCGATTGTATTCCCATCTCAAGATATTGTATTAGGTCTTTATTATTTAACTATGGAGAGAAAAAATGTAGAGGGAGAAGGACGTAAATTTTCCAATTTTAATCATGTTCTTCTTGCAATAAATAATAAAAGTTTAGACTATAATGCACGGATTTATGTAAAGGTTAATGGTGAGTATATAGAGACTACTGCAGGCTGTGTTGTATTTAACGAGGCTTTACCAGGGGAGATTGCATTTGTAAATAAAACTCTTAGTGATTATGAGTTGCAAAATTTGATTTCTGAGGTTTATGTTGTGTATGGTTCTTCTGTTGTAATTGAGATGCTAGATATTATTAAAGAGCTTGGATTTAAATATGCTACCAAATTTGGATGTACAATAAGTATGAGTGATATTATTGTACCTGCAGAGAAAAAAGTATATGTAGATAAAGCTAATAGAGAGATTGCAAAAATTCAGAATGATTATACCAAAGGCGTTATTACTGGAGAAGAGAGATATAATAACGTTATTTCTGTTTGGTCAAAAACAAATGAAGAACTTACCAATAAGATGATGGAAATTCTTAAGAGAGATAAAGATGGATTTAATGTAATCTATATGATGGCTGACTCTGGTGCTCGTGGAAGTAGAAATCAGATAAGACAGCTTGCAGGGATGAGAGGATTAATGGCTAAGACCTCTGGCGATATTATTGAGCTTCCGATTATTTCTAATTTTAAAGAAGGTCTTTCTGTTATAGAGTTTTTCATTTCTACAAATGGCGCAAGGAAAGGACTTGCAGATACAGCTCTTAAGACTGCAGATGCTGGGTATTTAACACGAAGATTAGTAGATATTGCTCAAGATGTTGTTGTTCGAATAGAAGATTGTGGGACTATTAATGGCATAAAAGTTGGAGCTTTAAAAAATGGTGAAGAAATAGTTGAGCCTTTAAGAGAAAAAGCGGTTGGTAGTTATTCAATTGAGAGAATAAAAAGTCCTATTACAGGTGAGATTATTTTAGATGTAAATGAAGAGATTACAGAAGACAAGATAAAGTTATTGGAAACTGTTGGTATTGACAATCTTGTTATTAGATCTGTTTTGACTTGTGAAGCTGAGCATGGTGTTTGTCAAAAATGTTATGGTAGGGATTTCTCAAATAATAAGCCTGTTAATATTGGAGAGGCTGTTGGAATAATAGCTGCTCAGTCAATAGGTCAGCCAGGAACACAGCTTACCATGAGAACTTTTCATATTGGGGGTGTTGCACAAGCTGGTAGTGAAGATGATAAGATTACAAGTAAAAATCCTTTCATTCTTAATGGCTTAGAGGGATTTAATGTAGAAGTTGCTGGTGGCTTGCTTTTTACAAGAAAGGGCACTTTAAGAGTAATCAATGTTATTTATGAGGAAGATATTAAGGAAGTTAAAGATCTTAAGGTATTAGATTCTCAGAAAGTAATTAAAGGAATGCCTTTATTTACGGGTAAGGACGGTATTGATGTATTATCATCTCATATTGGTTATGTTAGAATTAAAGATGATAAATTAATGATTGTCTCTGAAGAGCAGGAAATATCTTTAAAGACTGGTACGAAACTTGAAATAAATGTTGGTGATTATGTTGAGGCTGGACGTGTAATTGGAACATTTGATCCATTTGCAGAGCCAATTATTGCTGAGGTTAAGGGGAAAGTTAGATTTAAAGATATTATTTTAGGAACAACTCTTAAAGAGGAGATAAATCTTGAAACGGGAAATATTGAAAAAAGAATTACAGATCAGGTTTTTGAGTCTCTTGATCCTAGGATTTTAATTATTGATGACAGAGGAATTGAGATTTCTTCTTATGTTCTTCCTGGAGATGCTTATCTTCAAGTTGAAGATGGGCAAGGTATTAACATAGGTGACATTATTGCTAAGCTTTCTAAAGGTTCTGAGAAAACACAAGATATTACTGGTGGTCTTCCTAGGGTTAATGATTTATTTGAGACAAGAATTCCAAAAAATTTAACCGAAATGGCTAAGGTAAGTGGCATTGTTCAGTTTAGAGCAATTCAGAAAGGAAAAAGACTTATTAATGTTTTAGATGAGTATGGGGTTGAACATAAACATTATATTCCTGCTGGAAAACATCTTCTAGTTAGAGATGGAGATGTTGTTAAAGCTGGAGATATGCTTTGTGATGGAAGAATTAATCCCCATGATGTTCTTGAAATTCTTGGTGGAATTAGTTTGCAGGAGTTTTTGTTGGCGGAAATTCAAGATGTTTATCGAAAGCAAGGTGTAAGTATTAATGACAAACATATTGGTGTAATCATTAAACAGATGATGAAAAAAGTTAAGATTGTGTCTGTAGGTGATACTAATTTTGTTTATAATCAAAAGGTAGACAAACATGCTTTTTATGAGCAAAATAGAAGGGTAATTGAACAAGGTGGTGAGCCTGCAGTAGCTAGTCCAATTCTTATTGGTATAACAAAGGCATCCCTTAATATCGATTCATTTATTTCAGCCGCTTCTTTCCAAGAAACAACTAAAGTTTTAACAGATGCTTCAATTGCAGGTAGTATTAATGATCTTAAAGGTCTTAAAGAGAATGTTGTTATTGGACATTTAATTCCTACAGGAACAGGTATGAGTTTATATAAAAGAGTTAAGGTGAGGGAAAATACAAGTTCTGAAGTGTAA